The following proteins come from a genomic window of Pseudomonas cichorii:
- a CDS encoding MFS transporter, giving the protein MHDPYSERMSSGETRAAGGLALVFAFRMLGMFMVLPVLATYGMDLAGASPALIGLAIGAYGLTQAVLQIPFGVISDRIGRRPVIYLGLIVFALGSLVAANADTIWGVIIGRVLQGAGAISAAVMALLSDLTREQHRTKAMAMIGMTIGLSFAIAMVVGPLLTGAFGLSGLFLATGGMALLGILIVAFVVPKANGPLLHRESGVAKQALGATLRHPDLLRLDLGIFVLHAMLMSSFVALPLALVEKAGLPKEQHWWVYLTALLISFFAMIPFIIYGEKKRQMKRVLLGAVTVLMLSELSFWAFGDTLRALVIGTVVFFTAFNLLEASLPSLISKVSPAGGKGTAMGVYSTSQFLGSAAGGILGGWLFQHGGLDVVFLGGAGMAAIWLAFAVTMREPPYVTSLRLPLSAEAQREAGLAERLMSVAGVTDAVVVAEESAIYIKLDTKLLDRATLEKLVNPAPEACEA; this is encoded by the coding sequence ATGCACGATCCCTATAGCGAACGGATGAGTAGCGGTGAGACGCGCGCAGCAGGCGGTCTGGCCCTGGTGTTCGCTTTCCGAATGCTTGGCATGTTCATGGTTCTGCCGGTCCTGGCGACCTACGGCATGGACCTGGCGGGCGCGAGCCCGGCCCTTATTGGTCTGGCCATCGGTGCCTATGGGCTGACCCAGGCTGTGTTGCAGATTCCGTTCGGCGTCATCTCCGACCGGATCGGGCGACGTCCAGTGATTTATCTGGGGCTGATAGTCTTTGCACTTGGCAGCCTGGTGGCCGCCAATGCCGACACGATCTGGGGCGTCATCATCGGACGGGTCCTGCAAGGTGCTGGCGCTATATCCGCGGCGGTCATGGCCTTGCTGTCAGACCTGACGCGCGAGCAGCATCGCACCAAGGCCATGGCCATGATCGGTATGACCATCGGCCTGTCGTTCGCTATCGCCATGGTGGTAGGACCTTTGCTGACCGGCGCGTTCGGCCTGTCGGGGCTGTTCCTCGCGACGGGCGGCATGGCGCTGTTGGGGATCCTGATCGTGGCGTTCGTCGTTCCGAAAGCCAATGGTCCGTTATTGCACCGTGAGTCGGGCGTTGCCAAACAGGCCCTGGGCGCGACCCTGCGTCACCCGGACCTGCTGCGTCTGGATTTGGGTATCTTCGTGTTGCACGCGATGCTGATGTCCAGTTTCGTCGCATTACCGCTGGCGCTGGTGGAAAAAGCCGGTCTGCCCAAGGAGCAGCACTGGTGGGTCTACCTCACGGCGTTGCTGATCTCTTTCTTCGCGATGATCCCGTTCATCATTTACGGAGAAAAAAAGCGTCAGATGAAGCGTGTGTTGCTCGGCGCCGTCACAGTTCTGATGCTCTCTGAGCTATCCTTCTGGGCATTCGGCGACACGCTGCGGGCGCTGGTGATAGGGACAGTGGTATTCTTTACCGCGTTCAACCTGCTGGAAGCGTCCTTGCCGTCACTGATCAGCAAAGTATCGCCGGCGGGCGGAAAAGGCACGGCGATGGGAGTTTATTCAACCAGCCAGTTCCTTGGTTCGGCTGCAGGTGGGATACTCGGCGGCTGGTTGTTCCAGCATGGTGGGCTCGACGTGGTTTTCCTGGGAGGCGCCGGCATGGCCGCCATCTGGCTTGCCTTTGCGGTAACCATGCGTGAACCGCCTTACGTGACGAGCCTGCGCCTGCCGTTGTCAGCCGAGGCACAGCGTGAAGCAGGCCTGGCAGAGCGTTTAATGTCCGTAGCAGGCGTGACGGATGCAGTGGTGGTGGCAGAAGAGTCCGCCATCTATATCAAACTCGATACAAAATTATTGGATCGTGCGACTCTGGAAAAGCTGGTCAATCCAGCACCGGAAGCGTGCGAAGCCTAG
- the uvrA gene encoding excinuclease ABC subunit UvrA → MDKILIRGARTHNLKNIDLTLPRDKLIVITGLSGSGKSSLAFDTLYAEGQRRYVESLSAYARQFLSMMEKPDVDTIEGLSPAISIEQKSTSHNPRSTVGTITEIYDYLRLLYARVGQPRCPDHDIPLEAQTVSQMVDLVLTQPEGSKLMLLAPVIRERKGEHLSVFEELRAQGFVRARVNGKLFELDELPKLDKQKKHSIDVVVDRFKVRPDLQQRLAESFETALKLADGIALVAPMDDEPGEEIIFSARFACPICGHAISELEPKLFSFNNPAGACPTCDGLGVKQFFDVKRLVNAELTLAEGAIRGWDRRNVYYFQMLGSLSKHYDFSLEVPFKELAPETQKILLNGSGTQNVDFRYLNDRGDIVKRAHPFEGIVPNLERRYRETESATVREELAKFLGTQPCPDCRGTRLRREARHVWVGEKTLPAVTNLPIGDATDYFSGLKLTGRRGEIADKILKEIRERLQFLVNVGLDYLTLDRSADTLSGGEAQRIRLASQIGAGLVGVMYILDEPSIGLHQRDNDRLLGTLKHLRDIGNTVIVVEHDEDAIRLADYVVDIGPGAGVHGGNIVAEGTPDEVMSHPDSLTGKYLSGRVKIEVPAKRTPRNKKLSLTLKGARGNNLRNVNLDIPIGLLTCVTGVSGSGKSTLINNTLFPLSATALNGATTLEAATHDSINGLQHLDKVVDIDQSPIGRTPRSNPATYTGLFTPIRELFAGVPESRSRGYGPGRFSFNVKGGRCEACQGDGLIKVEMHFLPDIYVPCDVCKSKRYNRETLEIKYKGKNIHEVLEMTIEEAREFFDAVPALARKLQTLMDVGLSYIKLGQSATTLSGGEAQRVKLSRELSKRDTGKTLYILDEPTTGLHFADIQQLLDVLHRLRDHGNTVVVIEHNLDVIKTADWLVDLGPEGGSRGGQIIATGTPEEVAEMEQSYTGHYLKPLLIRDRA, encoded by the coding sequence GTGGACAAGATCCTGATACGTGGGGCACGAACCCACAACCTGAAAAACATAGACCTGACCCTTCCGCGCGACAAACTGATCGTTATTACCGGCCTGTCCGGCTCCGGCAAGTCATCGCTGGCATTCGATACGCTGTACGCCGAAGGCCAGCGTCGTTATGTCGAATCTCTTTCAGCCTACGCCCGCCAGTTTCTATCGATGATGGAAAAACCGGACGTGGACACGATCGAAGGCCTGTCGCCTGCGATTTCCATCGAGCAGAAATCCACTTCTCACAACCCGCGGTCGACCGTCGGCACCATTACCGAGATCTACGACTACCTGCGCCTGCTGTATGCGCGAGTCGGTCAACCTCGCTGCCCGGATCACGATATCCCGCTGGAGGCCCAGACGGTCAGCCAGATGGTCGATCTGGTGCTGACGCAACCGGAAGGCAGCAAATTGATGCTGCTGGCTCCGGTCATCCGTGAGCGCAAGGGTGAGCATCTTTCGGTGTTCGAGGAACTGCGCGCTCAGGGCTTCGTCCGCGCCCGGGTCAACGGCAAGCTGTTCGAGCTCGACGAACTGCCCAAGCTGGATAAACAGAAGAAGCACTCCATTGATGTGGTCGTGGATCGCTTCAAGGTGCGTCCGGACTTGCAGCAGCGTCTGGCCGAGTCGTTCGAGACGGCACTGAAACTGGCCGACGGCATCGCGCTGGTTGCACCGATGGACGATGAGCCTGGCGAAGAGATCATTTTTTCTGCGCGCTTTGCCTGCCCGATCTGCGGTCATGCCATCAGCGAGCTGGAACCCAAGCTGTTCTCCTTCAACAACCCGGCCGGCGCATGCCCGACGTGTGACGGGCTGGGCGTGAAGCAGTTCTTCGATGTGAAGCGACTGGTCAACGCCGAACTGACGCTGGCAGAAGGCGCGATACGCGGCTGGGACAGGCGCAACGTCTATTACTTCCAGATGCTGGGCTCGCTGTCCAAGCATTACGATTTCAGCCTGGAAGTACCGTTCAAGGAGCTGGCTCCCGAAACGCAGAAAATCCTGCTTAACGGCAGCGGCACACAGAATGTCGACTTCCGCTATCTGAATGATCGTGGCGATATCGTCAAACGTGCGCATCCTTTTGAAGGCATCGTGCCGAACCTTGAGCGCCGTTACCGGGAAACCGAATCGGCAACCGTCCGTGAAGAGCTGGCCAAGTTCCTCGGCACTCAGCCTTGCCCGGATTGCCGTGGCACTCGTTTGCGTCGCGAAGCGCGTCACGTGTGGGTCGGCGAGAAAACCCTGCCTGCGGTCACCAACCTGCCGATTGGCGATGCCACTGACTATTTCAGTGGCCTGAAGCTGACCGGGCGCCGTGGCGAAATCGCCGACAAGATTCTCAAGGAGATCCGCGAGCGCTTGCAGTTCCTGGTCAACGTCGGCCTGGATTACCTGACGCTGGATCGCAGTGCCGATACCCTGTCGGGCGGTGAAGCGCAGCGTATCCGTCTGGCGAGCCAGATCGGTGCCGGCCTGGTGGGTGTGATGTACATCCTCGACGAGCCGTCGATTGGTCTGCATCAACGCGATAACGACCGTTTGCTGGGCACGCTCAAGCATCTGCGGGATATCGGCAATACGGTGATCGTGGTCGAACACGATGAAGACGCTATCCGCCTTGCGGACTATGTCGTGGACATCGGACCGGGCGCTGGCGTGCATGGCGGTAATATCGTCGCTGAGGGTACGCCTGACGAGGTGATGAGCCATCCTGACTCGTTGACAGGCAAGTACCTGTCAGGCCGGGTCAAGATTGAAGTACCGGCCAAGCGCACGCCGCGTAACAAGAAGCTGTCGCTTACGCTCAAGGGCGCGCGCGGCAACAACCTGCGCAATGTGAACCTGGATATCCCGATTGGCTTGCTGACCTGCGTGACCGGCGTTTCCGGCTCGGGCAAATCGACGCTGATCAACAACACCCTGTTCCCGCTCAGTGCCACGGCGCTCAACGGCGCAACGACTCTGGAAGCCGCGACCCACGACAGCATCAATGGCTTGCAGCATCTGGACAAGGTTGTGGATATCGACCAGAGCCCGATCGGCCGTACACCTCGCTCGAACCCGGCGACCTACACGGGTTTGTTCACGCCTATTCGTGAGCTGTTTGCCGGTGTGCCGGAGTCGCGCTCTCGCGGTTATGGTCCTGGGCGCTTCTCGTTCAACGTCAAGGGCGGACGCTGTGAAGCGTGCCAGGGTGATGGCCTGATCAAGGTCGAGATGCACTTCCTGCCGGACATTTACGTGCCGTGCGACGTGTGCAAGAGCAAGCGCTACAACCGCGAAACCCTTGAAATCAAATACAAGGGCAAGAACATCCACGAAGTGCTGGAAATGACCATCGAGGAAGCTCGTGAATTCTTCGATGCCGTTCCGGCTCTGGCGCGCAAGCTCCAGACACTGATGGATGTCGGGCTTTCCTACATCAAGCTAGGGCAGTCGGCGACAACCTTGTCGGGCGGTGAGGCACAACGGGTCAAGCTGTCTCGCGAACTCTCCAAGCGCGATACCGGCAAGACGCTGTATATCCTCGACGAACCCACAACCGGTCTGCACTTTGCCGATATCCAGCAATTGCTCGATGTCTTGCATCGTCTGCGCGATCACGGCAACACAGTGGTCGTGATCGAGCACAACCTGGACGTCATCAAGACAGCCGACTGGCTGGTGGATCTCGGTCCGGAAGGTGGTTCAAGGGGTGGGCAGATTATCGCCACCGGTACGCCAGAAGAAGTCGCGGAGATGGAGCAGTCCTATACCGGCCACTATCTCAAGCCCCTGCTGATCAGGGACCGTGCTTGA
- the bfr gene encoding bacterioferritin gives MQGHPEVIDYLNTLLTGELAARDQYFIHSRMYEDWGFAKLYERINHEMEEEAQHADALIRRILMLEGTPRMRPDDLEIGTTVPEMLASDLRLEYKVRAALCKGIELCELHKDYISRDILRLQLADTEEDHTYWLEQQMGLIKAIGLENYLQSQF, from the coding sequence ATGCAAGGCCATCCAGAAGTAATCGATTATCTGAACACGTTGCTCACTGGCGAATTGGCTGCTCGTGACCAATATTTCATCCATTCGCGTATGTACGAAGATTGGGGTTTCGCCAAGCTCTACGAACGCATCAATCATGAAATGGAAGAAGAGGCGCAACACGCCGATGCGCTGATTCGTCGTATCCTGATGCTCGAAGGCACGCCTCGCATGCGTCCGGACGATCTTGAAATCGGTACTACTGTGCCTGAAATGCTCGCCAGCGACCTGCGTCTTGAATACAAGGTTCGTGCTGCGCTGTGTAAAGGCATCGAGCTGTGCGAACTGCACAAGGATTACATCAGCCGCGACATCCTGCGTCTGCAGCTGGCTGACACCGAGGAAGATCACACCTACTGGCTGGAGCAGCAGATGGGCCTGATCAAGGCTATCGGTCTGGAAAACTATCTGCAGTCGCAGTTCTGA
- a CDS encoding catalase, whose translation MSQTKTLTTASGAPVADNQNSRSAGPRGPLLLDDFHLIEKLAHFNRENIPERRVHAKGSGAHGTFTVTRDITQYSSAKLFESIGKQTPIFLRFSTVGGERGSADTERDPRGFAVKFYTEEGNWDIVGNNTPVFFIRDPLKFPDFIHTQKRLPQSNLKSAQAMWDFWSYSPEALHQITILFSDRGIPDGYRHMHGFGSHTYSLISAAGERHWVKWHYKSRQGIKNLTPADAARLAGTDPDYAQRDLFTAIERGDFPKWQVCIQLMSEAQAANHHENPFDVTKTWSQKEFPLIEVGELELNRNSLNYFAEVEQAAFGPSNMVPGVGLSPDRMLQGRVFAYADAHRYRVGTNHQHLPINAAKSPVNSYQRDGAMALGINGGAAPNYEPNSYGDAPKQAPRYAEPALALSGTADRHDHREDTDYYSQAGKLFNLMDADQKALLIGNIAGAMQGVSSDVVQRQLQYFFQADPAYGEGIAKALGVKLG comes from the coding sequence ATGAGCCAGACCAAAACGCTTACCACTGCCAGTGGCGCGCCTGTCGCGGATAACCAGAACTCTCGCTCCGCCGGTCCTCGTGGCCCGTTGCTGCTGGACGACTTTCACCTGATCGAGAAGCTTGCCCACTTCAACCGCGAGAACATTCCGGAGCGTCGTGTACACGCCAAGGGTTCGGGGGCTCACGGTACTTTCACAGTCACCCGCGACATTACCCAATACTCCAGCGCCAAGCTCTTCGAGTCGATCGGCAAGCAGACGCCTATATTCCTGCGCTTCTCCACTGTCGGTGGTGAGCGTGGCTCGGCTGACACCGAGCGTGACCCACGTGGTTTCGCTGTGAAGTTTTACACCGAAGAAGGTAACTGGGACATCGTGGGTAACAACACGCCTGTGTTCTTTATCCGTGATCCACTGAAATTCCCGGACTTCATCCACACCCAAAAGCGTCTGCCACAGAGCAACCTGAAAAGTGCACAAGCGATGTGGGACTTCTGGTCGTACTCTCCAGAGGCTTTGCACCAGATCACTATTCTGTTCTCTGATCGCGGCATCCCTGATGGCTACCGCCACATGCATGGCTTTGGTAGCCACACTTACAGCCTCATCAGCGCTGCGGGTGAGCGTCATTGGGTCAAGTGGCACTACAAGTCCAGGCAAGGCATCAAGAACCTGACGCCGGCTGATGCTGCTCGCCTGGCTGGTACCGACCCGGATTACGCACAGCGCGACCTGTTCACCGCCATCGAGCGTGGTGATTTCCCGAAATGGCAGGTGTGCATCCAGTTGATGAGTGAAGCTCAGGCTGCCAACCATCATGAAAACCCCTTCGATGTGACCAAGACCTGGTCGCAGAAAGAGTTTCCGTTGATCGAAGTCGGTGAGCTGGAGCTCAACCGTAACTCGCTCAACTACTTCGCTGAAGTCGAGCAGGCTGCTTTCGGCCCGAGCAACATGGTGCCAGGCGTAGGGCTGTCGCCTGATCGCATGCTCCAGGGGCGTGTGTTCGCTTACGCCGATGCTCATCGCTACCGTGTAGGCACCAACCACCAGCACTTGCCGATCAATGCTGCGAAAAGCCCAGTAAACAGCTATCAGCGTGACGGTGCCATGGCGCTCGGCATTAACGGCGGTGCGGCTCCGAACTACGAGCCAAACAGCTACGGCGATGCGCCAAAGCAGGCGCCTCGTTATGCCGAACCGGCTCTGGCCCTGAGTGGAACTGCCGATCGTCACGATCATCGTGAAGATACCGATTACTACAGCCAGGCTGGCAAGTTGTTCAACCTCATGGACGCCGACCAAAAGGCGTTGCTGATCGGCAATATTGCCGGTGCGATGCAGGGCGTTTCCAGTGATGTGGTACAGCGTCAGTTGCAGTACTTCTTCCAGGCTGACCCGGCTTATGGCGAAGGTATTGCCAAAGCCCTGGGCGTCAAACTGGGCTAA
- the rplQ gene encoding 50S ribosomal protein L17, giving the protein MRHRKSGRHLSRTSSHRKAMFQNMAVSLFEHELIKTTLPKAKELRRVAEPLITLAKVDSVANRRLAFDRTRSKEIVGKLFNDLGKRYATRQGGYLRILKCGFRAGDNAPMAYVELVDRPVGGVVEAAE; this is encoded by the coding sequence ATGCGTCATCGTAAAAGTGGACGTCACCTGAGCCGTACCAGCTCTCACCGCAAGGCTATGTTCCAGAACATGGCGGTGTCGCTGTTCGAGCACGAGCTGATCAAAACTACCCTGCCGAAAGCCAAGGAACTGCGCCGCGTTGCCGAGCCGCTGATCACTCTGGCCAAGGTAGACAGCGTTGCTAACCGTCGTTTGGCTTTCGACCGTACTCGTTCGAAAGAAATCGTTGGTAAGCTGTTCAACGATCTGGGCAAGCGCTATGCAACCCGTCAGGGCGGCTACCTGCGTATCCTCAAGTGCGGTTTCCGCGCTGGCGACAACGCGCCAATGGCGTACGTCGAGCTGGTTGATCGTCCTGTCGGTGGTGTTGTAGAAGCTGCTGAATAA
- a CDS encoding DNA-directed RNA polymerase subunit alpha — protein sequence MQISVNEFLTPRHIDVQVVSPTRAKITLEPLERGFGHTLGNALRRILLSSMPGCAVVEAEIDGVLHEYSAIEGVQEDVIEILLNLKGLAIKLHGRDEVTLTLSKKGSGVVTAADIQLDHDVEIVNPDHVIANLASNGALNMKLVVARGRGYEPADSRQSDEDESRSIGRLQLDSSFSPVRRIAYEVQNARVEQRTNLDKLVIDMETNGTLDPEEAIRRAATILQQQLAAFVDLKGDSEPVVIEQEDEIDPILLRPVDDLELTVRSANCLKAENIYYIGDLIQRTEVELLKTPNLGKKSLTEIKDVLASRGLSLGMRLDNWPPASLKKDDKATA from the coding sequence ATGCAGATTTCGGTAAATGAGTTCCTGACACCCCGCCACATTGATGTGCAGGTTGTCAGTCCAACCCGCGCCAAGATTACTCTCGAGCCTCTCGAGCGTGGTTTTGGCCATACCCTGGGCAACGCGCTTCGCCGCATTCTGTTGTCCTCCATGCCCGGCTGTGCAGTAGTCGAGGCCGAGATTGACGGTGTACTCCATGAGTACAGCGCCATCGAAGGTGTACAGGAAGACGTAATTGAAATCCTGTTGAACCTTAAAGGTCTGGCTATCAAGCTGCACGGTCGAGACGAAGTTACGCTGACCTTGTCGAAGAAGGGTTCGGGGGTGGTTACCGCTGCCGATATTCAGCTGGATCATGATGTCGAGATCGTTAATCCCGATCACGTAATCGCTAACCTGGCGTCTAACGGCGCCTTGAACATGAAGCTCGTAGTAGCTCGTGGTCGTGGTTATGAACCGGCAGACTCGCGTCAGAGCGATGAAGACGAAAGCCGCAGCATTGGTCGTCTGCAGCTTGACTCTTCGTTCAGCCCAGTACGTCGCATCGCCTACGAGGTGCAAAACGCCCGTGTCGAGCAGCGTACCAACCTGGACAAGCTGGTTATTGATATGGAAACCAACGGTACTCTGGATCCTGAAGAGGCTATCCGTCGTGCTGCAACCATTCTGCAACAGCAGTTGGCTGCGTTCGTCGACCTCAAAGGTGACAGCGAACCAGTGGTAATCGAACAGGAAGATGAGATCGATCCGATCCTCCTCCGTCCGGTTGACGATTTGGAACTGACCGTGCGTTCGGCCAACTGCCTTAAGGCGGAGAACATTTACTACATCGGCGACCTGATTCAGCGTACCGAAGTAGAACTGTTGAAGACTCCGAACCTGGGCAAGAAATCCTTGACCGAGATCAAGGATGTCCTGGCTTCTCGTGGTCTTTCCCTCGGCATGCGCCTCGACAACTGGCCGCCTGCAAGTCTTAAGAAGGACGACAAGGCGACTGCCTGA
- the rpsD gene encoding 30S ribosomal protein S4, which produces MARYIGPKCKLARREGTDLFLKSGVRAIESKCNIEAAPGIHGQRRGRQSDYGTQLREKQKVRRIYGVLERQFSGYYKEAAGKKGATGENLLQLLECRLDNVVYRMGFGSTRAESRQLVSHKSISVNGKTVNVPSYQVRAGDVVAIREKAKNQLRIVQALDLCAQRGRVEWVEVDTEKKSGVFKNVPARSDLSADINESLIVELYSK; this is translated from the coding sequence ATGGCTCGTTACATTGGTCCAAAATGCAAACTTGCTCGTCGTGAAGGCACCGATCTCTTTCTGAAGAGCGGCGTTCGCGCTATCGAATCCAAGTGCAACATCGAAGCAGCTCCAGGCATCCACGGTCAACGCCGCGGTCGCCAGTCCGATTACGGTACTCAGCTGCGTGAAAAGCAAAAAGTCCGTCGTATCTACGGCGTTCTCGAGCGTCAGTTCAGCGGCTACTACAAAGAAGCTGCCGGCAAGAAAGGCGCAACAGGCGAAAACCTGCTGCAATTGCTCGAATGCCGTCTGGACAACGTTGTATATCGTATGGGCTTCGGCTCGACTCGTGCCGAATCCCGTCAACTGGTTTCGCACAAGTCGATCAGCGTCAACGGCAAAACCGTTAACGTTCCTTCTTACCAGGTTCGTGCTGGTGACGTAGTCGCTATTCGCGAGAAGGCCAAGAACCAACTGCGTATTGTCCAGGCTCTCGATCTGTGTGCCCAACGTGGCCGCGTAGAATGGGTAGAAGTAGACACTGAGAAGAAATCGGGCGTTTTCAAGAACGTTCCAGCTCGCAGTGATCTATCCGCCGACATCAACGAAAGCCTGATTGTCGAGCTCTACTCCAAGTAA
- the rpsK gene encoding 30S ribosomal protein S11, producing the protein MAKPAARPRKKVKKTVVDGIAHIHASFNNTIVTITDRQGNALSWATSGGSGFRGSRKSTPFAAQVAAERAGQAALEYGLKNLDVNVKGPGPGRESAVRALNGCGYKIASITDVTPIPHNGCRPPKKRRV; encoded by the coding sequence ATGGCAAAACCTGCTGCTCGTCCTCGTAAAAAAGTTAAAAAGACAGTGGTTGATGGCATCGCCCACATCCACGCGTCGTTTAACAACACAATCGTCACCATTACCGATCGTCAAGGTAACGCTCTTTCCTGGGCTACCTCCGGCGGTTCGGGTTTCCGTGGTTCACGCAAGTCCACCCCGTTCGCTGCTCAAGTAGCTGCCGAGCGTGCTGGTCAAGCCGCGCTGGAGTACGGTCTGAAAAACCTCGACGTCAATGTCAAGGGTCCAGGCCCAGGTCGTGAATCCGCTGTCCGTGCATTGAACGGCTGTGGCTATAAGATCGCCAGCATCACCGACGTGACGCCAATCCCGCACAACGGGTGCCGTCCGCCGAAGAAGCGCCGCGTGTAA
- the rpsM gene encoding 30S ribosomal protein S13 codes for MARIAGVNIPDNKHTVISLTYIYGVGRTTAQKICATTGVNPAAKIKDLSDEQIEQLRGEVAKFTTEGDLRREINMKIKRLMDLGCYRGLRHRRGLPVRGQRTKTNARTRKGPRKPIRK; via the coding sequence ATGGCCCGTATTGCAGGCGTTAACATTCCAGATAACAAGCATACTGTTATCTCGCTGACCTACATCTATGGTGTTGGTCGCACAACTGCACAGAAAATTTGTGCAACCACTGGGGTTAACCCAGCGGCAAAGATCAAAGATCTGAGCGACGAGCAGATTGAACAGCTGCGTGGCGAAGTGGCGAAGTTCACCACTGAAGGTGACCTGCGTCGCGAAATCAACATGAAAATCAAGCGCTTGATGGATTTGGGCTGCTACCGCGGTCTGCGTCATCGTCGTGGTCTGCCAGTACGCGGTCAGCGTACCAAGACCAATGCGCGTACTCGCAAAGGTCCGCGTAAGCCGATCCGCAAGTAA
- the rpmJ gene encoding 50S ribosomal protein L36: MKVRASVKKLCRNCKIIRREGVVRVICSAEPRHKQRQG, from the coding sequence ATGAAAGTTCGTGCATCGGTGAAAAAGCTGTGCCGTAACTGCAAGATTATTCGCCGCGAAGGTGTGGTTCGAGTAATTTGCAGCGCGGAACCACGTCATAAGCAGCGCCAAGGCTGA
- the secY gene encoding preprotein translocase subunit SecY — MAKQGALSALGKGGMSELWARLRFLFLAIIVYRIGAHIPVPGINPDRLADLFRQNEGTILSLFNMFSGGALERMSIFALGIMPYISASIIMQLMTAVSPQLEQLKKEGEAGRRKISQYTRYGTVVLALVQAIGMSVGLASQGVAFSADIGFHFVAVTTFVAGAMFMMWLGEQITERGVGNGISMLIFAGIVAGLPRAIGQSFESARTGDINIFALVAIGLLAVAIIGFVVFIERGQRRIAVHYAKRQQGRKVFAAQTSHLPLKVNMAGVIPAIFASSILLFPASLGSWFGQSEGMGWLQDISQSIAPGQPLNILLFSAGIIFFCFFYTALMFNPKDVAENLKKSGAFIPGIRPGEQSARYIDGVLTRLTMFGALYMTAVCLLPQFLVVAANVPFYLGGTSLLIVVVVVMDFMSQVQSHLVSHQYESLMKKANLKGYGSGGGMLR, encoded by the coding sequence ATGGCTAAGCAAGGTGCTCTCTCTGCGCTCGGCAAAGGCGGTATGTCTGAACTCTGGGCTCGTCTGCGTTTTCTGTTCCTGGCGATTATCGTCTACCGAATAGGCGCACACATCCCGGTTCCAGGTATCAACCCGGATCGACTGGCAGACCTGTTTCGACAGAATGAGGGGACCATTCTTAGCTTGTTCAACATGTTTTCCGGCGGCGCGCTGGAGCGGATGAGTATCTTTGCACTGGGGATCATGCCGTACATTTCGGCATCGATCATCATGCAGCTGATGACCGCCGTCAGCCCGCAGCTGGAGCAGTTGAAGAAGGAAGGTGAAGCTGGCCGTCGCAAGATCAGCCAGTACACCCGCTACGGCACCGTCGTCCTGGCATTGGTTCAAGCTATCGGCATGTCCGTTGGCCTGGCCAGTCAGGGCGTTGCTTTCTCTGCAGATATCGGCTTCCACTTCGTGGCTGTCACCACCTTCGTGGCTGGTGCAATGTTCATGATGTGGCTGGGCGAGCAGATTACCGAGCGCGGTGTTGGTAACGGTATCTCGATGTTGATTTTCGCAGGTATCGTCGCCGGTCTTCCGAGAGCGATCGGGCAGTCTTTCGAGTCTGCACGCACGGGTGATATCAATATCTTCGCCCTGGTTGCGATCGGTTTGCTGGCAGTAGCGATCATCGGTTTCGTGGTGTTCATTGAGCGTGGTCAGCGTCGTATTGCTGTTCACTACGCCAAGCGTCAGCAGGGCCGTAAGGTCTTCGCTGCGCAGACCAGCCACCTGCCGCTGAAAGTGAATATGGCTGGTGTTATTCCTGCCATTTTTGCGAGCAGCATCTTGCTGTTCCCGGCTTCGCTGGGTTCCTGGTTCGGTCAGTCTGAAGGTATGGGCTGGTTGCAGGACATCTCGCAGTCGATCGCTCCTGGTCAGCCGTTGAATATTCTGCTGTTTAGTGCAGGGATTATTTTCTTCTGCTTCTTCTATACGGCGTTGATGTTCAATCCGAAAGACGTAGCGGAAAACCTGAAGAAGTCCGGTGCCTTTATTCCGGGTATCCGTCCAGGTGAGCAGTCGGCACGCTATATTGATGGCGTCCTGACCCGCTTGACCATGTTCGGTGCTCTTTATATGACGGCCGTGTGCCTGCTTCCCCAGTTTCTGGTGGTTGCAGCAAACGTACCGTTCTACCTTGGCGGGACCTCGTTGCTGATCGTGGTCGTGGTTGTGATGGACTTTATGTCGCAAGTACAATCTCACCTCGTTTCGCACCAGTATGAATCCCTGATGAAGAAAGCCAACCTGAAGGGTTACGGCAGCGGCGGCGGAATGCTGCGCTGA